The DNA region TAGATGAAAGTAGGCTATTCGACCCTCCCTCTATTTCTCCCTCGTACACCCTTATAGCCTCTTTCATGCAAAACCAACTTGCTGACACCACTGGCCCCGTCCTACTGCCATCTCAGCAGTTGGTTATtgttgagaagtcccacattgacaaGAGATATGGCCAAGATAGCCTTTATATATGGGAAGTGGGAAGGGAgtcctcaactcttgagctagcttttgggttgagttaggcctcctgaATTCTAATAGTTATACTTATACTACCCTAccactctctctccctctctctcaaGAGGATGATTTGGTGCATTGCAGTCCTTATTCCCTTCCATTTTATCTCTAGAAATATTGGGCATAGTAGTCAATAGCGGCAAATAGCGGCGCTATAGCGGCGTAGCGGAGCGGAGCGGCTCCCTGCCGCTATTGAGATGAAATAGCGGCCAACTTCACAATAGCGGTCATAGCGGCGCGAATAGCGGCCAAAATAGCGGCAGATCGCGGCCAATAGCGGGAAATAGCGGCGCTATATGAACGAAGGAGAAAATGACTCAAGCCCCTTCGTTTTAAATCGTTGGGGAACCTTTTTATGGGCATGTTAGGACTTCTCAGGGCCATTATAGGTCAAAATTGAAAGAATtaagcttcattcttcattcagaTTTGCAAATTCGACTTCTTTACCTTGCTTTTGAGAAGTTATTAGTTGTGTGTTATTGTTCAAgacttatgatttttatttctattatgaatgttatgaattttaggcaatatttgacattgtttgctatttatatgtatatagtattaaactattaatgatataaaattacataaaaaaattcagaatagcgGCCATCCCGCTATGCGCTATCACGCTATCCCACTTTTGGGGCCGGCCGCTACGCGCCGCTATCCGGGATTGACTACTATGATAGGCCTTGGATTTGGGCATCTAACATCATCTGtgtcaaaattttaattatctTTATGTTGTTACCTAATTCAGCTACTATATCAATTAGCATTgatatgcctcattaaaaattcagtttttggtTGTTCTTTTCTTTGGCAGATAGTATTCAAAGAAGATTTTGGAACTGAAGGTCGGGGTGGATATTTTGATCAGTATGGGTATGTGATGATTTTTCTTTATTGAGTATTTTGTTGAATTAAGTACTGTAATGATAAGTCATGGAAATAATAGTTTCATAAATAAAATGATAGAGAAAACAAGTTTGTggatccatttttcttttgtttatgttagaagtctcacattggttagaGATAGGGCCAAACAcgtgtttataaagggtagagcaaccctcaactcaagctagcttttgggttgagttaggcctccctaattctaatatggtattagAGACTATCCTAggtccatttgttgtggagacccaTCACCCATTGTTGTTCATTCCGCGCTCCAGATGTCCAGCACTgagcgtgagggggtgtgttagaagtcccacattggctagagatatgaccaaacaAATGTTTTTAAAGGGTAGAGCagccctcaactcttgagctagcttttgggttgagttaggcgtcccaaattctaatagttAACATTGATAGTAAAACTTATAATGTATTTAtaagttaaaatcaatttttaaagAATAAGGCTTTTTCAATTGACGTAATTTTTGTAGTAGTTTTCAATTTGCACTATTAGAAAACTGTATCCATTGATATACTGCTTTACATTTGGCAGAATTATCCGAGATATAATTCAGAACCATCTACTGCAGGTGAGGCCTTCATTTAAGATTGACATAGATTTAGGACAAAACTTACCTTTTGTTCTATGGGTTTCCCTATTATTTAGCTGCATAATGACCTCATAAATTTGCACCAGACATTTGTGAGCCTAATATATCAATCTTATTCATTGGTTTTCACGAACTCAGATTTTTTGCTTGGTTGCTATGGAAAAACCTGTTTCTCTCAACCCTGAGCACATTCGAGATGAGAAAGTGAAGGTCCGTATGTCTCTTTCCATTCAATTTGTGTCTAGATATTATGTTCAAGAGGCTTGTCTTTGTCTACGCTAAGAGGAATAGTGATTAAGTAGAGGAATAGGAATTCTGGCTGTTTCTAGAGCCAATTAAGGGAATAAATGGAGAATAAGTAGGCAGCTAACAGAATAAATAAAGATTATTCAATAGAACTTTATTGTAATAGTTGGGAGAAATAAATTATTATGGTATCAAGCCTGTTCAGTTAAAAAGGTTTGACTTGGGCTATTAAGAAAGCCTTGTAAGCCCAAGCAGACCAGCGGACCACcctatttaagtaaatatatttaatatgaatatATTCAATTATTGTTACTAGTTTTACGTTAGATTTTATATAATACCTTTAAATTATATACTTATGGACATAATTATAGACTTAAACATGACTTATATTATAATTTAAGCATAGAAGTCTATTTGGTAATAAACTTATGAGTTATTTAAATACCTTACTATGAAGTAGGATTTTAAGTAGGCTTTCTGAGCTTCGGAAACCCAACATAAACCAGCCTATTAGCCTATAATTTCACTTGCTTGTTTCTAAATATGTTTGTTTTAGTATACTTTAATTTCTTGGCCTATAAGCTTGTTGGTCTATTTAAACATAGGTGTGCTGGCCTACTTAAAGGTTTTATTATGAAACAAGTCTTTAAATAGGTTATCAGGCCAAACAAGACTTTCAAGAAGATCAGGTCAGTCCGAAGATGATAAAAAAACAACTATGATAGGCAATAAGCCAGACTTGGggcttaaattttttaaataggTCAGGCCTATTTCCACCTCTAATGGCATTGTATGTCGATATGCTTAGTACACTCATGGAATCTCAGATAAACATGGATTTGCTGCTTAAGTGCTGAGCTAGTTGGATTTCTCAATCTCAATATAGTAAGGTCGGGCTGATGAAGGGTACCTGAAGGTCAGTGAGGAGACACATGAGCTACTGCACATACTGTGGTGGCTAGTGCATGATGAAGTTCAGGAGAGAACAAAGAGTTTGAATCTATCTGAGTGAGAAAGGTTTCATGTGTATAAGTGTTAGCTTTGCACGACTAACGGCAACTCTTAACTGTCTAACTATTCTAACTAACTTTAAGAGAATCACAACTACACTATTAGCTAGAATCTTGTGCATACAGTGTTTAGTGTATATACTCTGATAAGCTCATTCAGGTGAAGAGGGAAGAGAAACACAGTGAGCTTGAACCTTAAGTCAGATAACCTGGAAGATGAGATGGGCCTGTTAAGAACATTTTCAAGCTAcatgttgaaagaaaatgaaccGAGAGAATTAAATTGAATCCATGTGTTTCAATTACACAACAGTTCGTATTATTTATTCTAGGCTCAATAAAGACGAGATATAATTTTCTCTTTAATTACAATGGTTACGCTGGCTTAATATAATGATTACAAGATATCCTAGACCTATTTACATTAATTCAAACTCTCCCCCTCAAGTTGGAGCAAATAAATTATGTGCACCATGcttgttaaaatatatatcTAATTTTTGGACCTCTCAAAGACTTAGTTACAGACATCTTCCAGTTGATCGTTTGAATTGACGAAGCTTAGTGGGGATTCCTCTTATATAATCTTCTCTCTAATTAAATGACAATCTATTTCAATGTGCTTGGTCATCATGAAACACAGAGTTTGAGGCAATTTGCAGGGCTTCTTAATTATCATAAATGAGTGTCATGTACGCACTATCCCCGAACCTTAGATATTTAAGTAACTATTTGACCCATATAAGCTCATTGGTGGCCGAAGCCATGGCTTGATACTCTGCTTCTGCACCTGACGGCCTGACCATGTCAATACATTTTGTTTCTTGCTTCTTCAGGAAATCAATTTATCATCAATGAAAATGTATTAGCCTGAAGTGGGTCTTCTGTTAGTAGGAGAATCTTCCCAGTCTGCATCAGAGTATGCTACAACTCGTGTATGACCTTTGTTTTCATACAAGAGACCGTTTTCTGGAgctttttaaatatattttagaatGCTAATTACAACAACCCATTGTCCTTCACATGGTGAGTTAAGAAATCGACTTACCACACTTGAAGGAAATATTTGGACCAGTGACAGTGAGGTAGTTCAATTTCTCAAGTCTCAACTAGTCTTTTGTACCTCTCTGAATCTGAAAGTGGTTTCCCCTAACCTGACATAAGTATAACATTGGGATTCATAGGAGTGTCAACAGGTTTAGCAATCACTGACCTTGTTTCTACCAAAATATCCATTGCATATTGTGGGAGttcatcttttttctttttttttttcttttctgtatTTTACGCTTTTATCTCAGTATCTGTCTTTCATTAATACAGAGATATAGATGAGGAATTCCTTCAATAAAATTCAGTTCTTTAACTAAGTTCTATCATATTATTACCCCTGCTGTCTTAATTTAGCCTCTAATCCAGGTATGTAGTTATCAATGTCAGAATCAACATTTTGCTTGCATCTTTAAATTTATAATGCATTGCCATACTCTcaatagaagaaaagaaggatattCTTATGACTAACCTTTCCGTTTTTCCCTTTTATGATTACCGAAATTTTATCTTGAGTTCCAGCATGGCTCTACCTCTTTCTGTTGATATTAAAAATGCAGGTTCTTCAATCCGTACTTCCTCTTAAAGATGACGATGTTGTTCTGGGACAATATGAAGGCTATAGAGATGACTCTACTGTACCGGACCATTCAAACACTCCAACTTTTGCAACTGTTATTCTTCGAGTACACAATGAAAGATGGGAGGGTACGAAAAAAACTTCAGCATTCCTTTTCTCTAAAAACAAATTGGCATTGTTGGTTTTGGGGATATTTTTAGACCTCCCTTTGATTTATTTATGATGAATATTTCGAAAAGGGCAAAACTTAGATGCAGTTACTTAGGTGTTGTTTTTTCTGTTCACCAATTAAAATTGAACATGTGGATTAATAATCCATGTCATTtggtaattaaaaaatataataaaactcTAACCCACGTCtccgttaatttttttttctctgttaACTCTTGAATAGAGTTTGTTTTTTCTGGCCCCATTTTTTTCTCCAGCTATGATGTTCAAGATCCATTATCTCCATAACTCATGTCgcgaaaataaaaaaaaagattgatatGTCAATCGCATATGAAAGGTCACTATGGATATCTCAATTGCAGATACAGAAGAAGCAGAAACAATTTCCACTAAAGTGCCTACTGCATAAAAAAGGGGGAAAATGGCTGCTGAGGTTCTGACTCAACAGTCTTGCGTGAATCTCTCATCATAGCTTTCTAATCTTCATTCTAGTAGATTAATTTTGACATTGAGTTCCACTTCAAGTAAAAGAATCGAGTAGctttgtgtgtgtttggatcTGTTCCTTGATTTCTCAGTTTTTACAGAGATGGGTATTCCGTATTCCAGTAGTTCTTTCTCAGGGACCACTCGCTAAGATCACTCCTACTTCTTGGCGacggttcttcttcttcttaccaCGATCTCCCTTTAGACGTTAACAGAAACGCAAAAACTAGCGTTGACGGTGGTGCCAGGTTATTAGGTTAGGAAACAATTAGGATAttaatgagttggaaataataACCCACATGTTCAATAGTAATTGGTGATCAGCAAAAACAGCACCTAAGTAACTGCACCTGAGTTTTTCCCTTTCGAAAAATAGGTTATATTTTTTCTGGTTCTTGGGTGTATTTGTATTTTCTATTCTATGTAAATACTTCTGTGCTTTCAATCGATTAAATAATTGAGACATTTTCACCCTAAGCTTCTTTTTGGTGTTAGGTGTTCCTTTCATACTAAAAGCTGGGAAGGCCCTAAATTCAAGAAAAGCGGATATACGGGTTCAATTCAAGGATGTCCCTGGTGATATTTTCAAGTGTATGGCACCAGAACTTTATTAATATTTGGGTGAATTTCCTTCAATGCCTGGTTTTTATTGTGCACCTTTTACTGCCTATAGTTTATACATTAATGTATATACAGTTTTCTCTTTTATtgagaaaggggggggggggtggagGATGAGGAATCAGATACAATGAACAAGTCTTTTTGAAAGATAAGGCATTGGTGTGATATGAGAATCTTGTCTTATATCTTTTACATTGAGTTATGAATAGGAATATTTGGGTATGTGCATAAGACTATCCAATCACTACTGAAAGCAAATATTTTTTCTGAGAGCTGGGTTATCTCTCTAATCCATAATCATAATAAAGGTTGCAAGCAAGAGGAACCTGTTCTTTATTGCTTGACAAGGGACATACATAGATATTAACTACCATGCACTTTTCCATATCTTGATGAAAAATATCTTGAGTTTTGATCTAAACATCACCTTAGGTATAATGTTTAAACCTTATTCTTCTTTAGGTAAGAAGCAGGGGAGAAATGAGTTTGTTATACGCCTGCAACCTTCAGAAGCTATGTACATGAAGCTAACGGTATATCTATTATTCTGATAATCCTTAACGAAACTATTCTGCCATTTGTTTGACCTGATTACCTGAAAGTTCCGTATTTTTGTATCATTTTGGGCTTCATATTATGAAAAATGTAAACTACCGATCTAATTTTTTATGACACGTTCAGAATCAATTTTCCTGAAATGTGATGGGCATCTTTGCTGATTTGTTGTGGATaacttctgggaaaattttATCTTGTTGTACCTGTATTTTGTGGAAGTGAAAGAAATCTATTTATGTTAAATTCATTAAGATATAGCcacaaaatgaaaatataattcAATGATGTTTCTTAGAGTGGACTGACTAGTTCATTGTCTCATGAAGGTCAAGCAACCTGGATTAGAGATGTCAACAGTTCAAAGTGAGCTAGATTTGTCATATAGGCAACGCTATCAAGGGGTAACCATTCCAGAGGCTTATGAGCGTCTAATTCTTGACACGTATGTTACTTTTTCTAGTTCATGTTTGTGGCTTGTAATTGTTTCTAAAGAGACATGTCAAGGTTCTAGAGGACAGAAGAATTTGGATTACATGAATTGCATAGAAATCAGTTAAATTTTTGAATGAATATTAATGAGGATTGGAATATATTTTTCAGAATTAAAGGTGATCAGCAACATTTTGTTCGCCGAGACGAGTTGAAAGTAAGTTCAATATATATGCTTGACTATTAACCTCACTGGAGCACTGTCTTTGAAATGGTTTGATACATTGTAGCTTTTTTGAAAGCAACCTTATTTTCTATTTGCAAGATACTAATTCCACGAGTATAACATGTGACAGCCTAGTCACACGGTCTTATTCGTAACTTTTTATGGTTGTGTTTTGTTTCTTAACAGGCTTCTTGGGAGATCTTCACCCCACTTCTGCACAGCATTGATAAGGGAGAGTTCAAGTCAATCCCTTACCAACCTGGAACTAGAGGTCCTGCAGAAGCAGATGAATTGTTGCTAGAAAAAGCTGGTTATGTTCAAACACACGGTTATATATGGATCCCTCCTACCTTGTAAAAAGATCAATGTCATACTAGCATACACTGCCTGGGGACTATTATTTGCTTACACTGAATAAGCTCGAGAAGATCACCTCGGTAGAGGGGTTTCTCATACAAGGTTATTGCGTCGAGCATTTCAATAAATAAGAATGGTTCAGACGGTTTGTGTAGCCATCATCTGCTATTGAATGCAAAAACATGGAAACTCAATTTGATTTTGTTGTGTTTGTATTTATTTCTTCAACAATATATGAAAATGTAACGTTTCTGAGTTATATTTGACCAATACCATCTCATCTGTAACTTCAATGATGCACAATCTTCAATCAACATAACCATTTCCCTGTAATTCTGAAATTATAATGAGTGAATAATCTAGTTTTTGAAAGATTTACCATCCAATATGTAGTCCCTCATTGAAATTATACTTGCGGGCTGTTTGAGTTTTACACGGACCAACAACTTAGAGGTGGTTTTTGGCTGAGGAAGACCGAGTTCGGCCGGTTTGGTTCCTACAAAATACACTTTGATGCCGAATAGGACTAAATAGATTAAAGAAGTGCACCAAATTGGACCTGAATCGATCCGCATTGCACCGTTTAAATGAACGAAAATAATTTGGTGAATTGTTTAAAGGCTAAAGCTAAACCCTAATGTCAAATAAGGAACCCTAATGTCAAATTAGGAACCCTAATCCCAAGTTGAGGTCTCAACTCTTACGCCATCTTTGAACCCTAATcccttaggctatgtttggattgacgGAACATAATGGAGCGGAGTAGAATGAAATATAAtggaatgaaattaaaattatgttccattgtttggatattttatgACGGAGCGGAATAAAGTTACCACTCCATTGTTTGGATAATGGACGGAGCGGAATaagttataaatttttattactATATTAACCTTTGTAAAAACAAGATTTTATGTTAGTAGAAtctgtttttattttccttAACCCTGTCACGCCCACCAAAATTCGACAACACTCCTACTTCAAGAATTGTTGGCTTATTACAAGGGTCTGTTGAGCTCTGACGAAATTCTCTTCACGGAGAATCAAGAATCCGCAGAATTGGTGAAGCTCTATGCTGAGAGAAGTGACCTCTTCTTTGTGCAATTCGCCAAGtccatgaagaagatggggAACATATCTTCATTGACTGGTTCAAGGGGAGAGATCAGAAAGAATTGCAGGGTGATTAATTAATACTTGGTGAAGCAATATCATTCATGAAAATTCTACCTGCATTTTGTTTATGTTTCTTTGGTTTAttccataaataaaaaatggtgTTCCTTTTCGTTGGTGAGTTGATTCATCATGAAAAGAGGCCTGCAAGgcttgtaacgaaataagaaaAAGTGAACGCTGTGTTGCACTACACATAAATTTCACACTATCCTCTTAGCTTCTTTTGCGGTAGTTCGTCCtcattgaaaataaaataattttgtgTGTTTAGAGATTTTTCTGTGTTAACCCCTTCTACAATCGTTTGGATGAAGCTGGTATTTGGGGTTTATGCTTCAAGCTCAACACCTAcgaggaagaaggaaaagatgGTAGGATGCCCAGAATTGTAAATTCATAACATTTCTAAAGAGGGGTGTTTTGATTCCATTCCATACCCCCAAATTGGGAGGGAACAAAAATGAAGAGATTCAATGGAATGGGTTGGTATCTATCTCACTCATTTCCATCCCATCCCACCCTTCATTAACTTATCCAAACAACAGAACATAAAAATATTCCCTCCCATACCATCTCATCCCACTCCCTACCACCAATCCAAACCAGTGATGGATCTAAGTAGAACACCATGAGGGCATGTGCCCTCACTTAATTTTGAAAAgaatcattagaaaaaaaaattgagtaataAAAATATGTGGTTTTCTGTGGCTCTTTTAGTAAAAAAATGCCATCACTTGTGTTCCATATTGCTAAAAGCCCTCACTTGTATTCAACATTACTAAATGTCTTcatttgagtagtaaaagtacaTGGTTTTTTATGACTTCTTTAGTAAAAAATGTCCTCACTTGTGTCCCCTTTTTTCGTAAAAAAATGCACTCACttataatagtatatattaGGGCTAGCCATAAGTCGGGTTCGGTCGGTTCCGGGACCGACCTTCGGTTTTGGTTGGTTGAAAATTGCTAAAACCTCAGATCCGTCGCCGACCGTAAAGAAGACACGGATTACTCGGTTTGGTTTTGGCCGGATCACGGTTTAGCGGGTCGGTCTGAGCGGCTTgagaaaaagatgaaaaaagaaACAGCGAACAGAGAAGAAAGAACAGAAATCAGtgattcagaaaagaaaataaggtTACAGCAACAACTTTTGACAAAAGGAAACAAAGCTACAATCATACAACAAATTACATTTGAAAGAGGTGATGATAAAATGGGTGCTTGCATACGCATCAGAGCCTTCGATTCTTCTCACTCGATCTTCACCTCTTCATCTCTTGACTCGAATGGGTTTGGATCTTCGCGAGTGGCGTCTTCACCTCCGTGAGAGAGAGGAACGAAAACATCAGATCCATTGAAGATTTTATCATGCAAAATGCCAAGTTTTGCAGCAGCAACAGTGATAAAAGGAGAGGAGAAGCATACAACAGCGGCGGCGACGGAAGGAGAGGAGAAGGTTTCCAGCGGCGGCTGCGGAAGGAGATGAGATGGTTTGCGGCGGCGGCGCAGAGGCTAGGGTTACATGGTGTTTTGATCTGTAGAGAGAAATAGAGGCTAGGTTAAACTTGATGAGAGAAAATGATTGGGTTGGGTACTTGGGTTAGTGTTTAATCTGATTGTGTTTTTTTAACTCCCACAATTAGAATTGGGCTCGGTTGggctttagtttttattttacacATTGTTGGTTCGGTCGGGCTTGAGCCAAAACCGAAACCGACCGGTCCAACCCACTTGAACCCATAAAAATGAACCGCTCAAACTCGTGGCTGAACCGAACCGGCCCATTTAGTAAAAAAACCGTCGGTTTGGTTCAGAAATTTATGGACAACCCtagtatatattaaaaaatggcTTAATTCCAGCTTGGGTctctgatgtttcacaaatgtgcggtctgcaccccctgtgtttaaaacgtgcggcCAAGATCCCTTATGTATCCAAACTGTGACATTGACACCCTTCCGTCTATATCTGTTTGGTTCCGTCAGTTGACCAAACGAATCTaccttcattaattgacgtggcggCCACGTGTAATacaattttctttaaactttttttttcatgaaaataaTTCCCCCACCCCCCAATGAAGAACCCGATTCCCCAATTTTTCCCCAATTTTAACCCTAATCAGAACAAAGAAGAGGGAGAATGAGAGCTAATCAGAACCTCAAACCCAGTAAAGAACCCCAACTCGCGAGCTTCAAACCCATACCAGGATTATACCTTCCATCTTCGAACCCAGTAAGTAAAAAATTCACCATCTTATATGTCACACTCACTGTCATATTGAACCAACATTAATATACATACATTACTTCCAATAATTTGACAACTGCCTGTTTCTGCAATACAAAAGTCAAAAACTACCACAACACAAACACCAATTTCTCCACTAATGGCTCGTTTGGTacaccgtattaggcatgatagtataagcttatacaatacattatggacttatccattgtttggtgctcacattgtattgtataagcttatacatcaatctcctcttatacatcaaaatgatggattatttaatccaccctatagatgattgataaggcatgataagagtgcaatgtataaactatttcaatatatttaatcaac from Lotus japonicus ecotype B-129 chromosome 2, LjGifu_v1.2 includes:
- the LOC130737809 gene encoding glucose-6-phosphate 1-dehydrogenase 6, cytoplasmic-like; protein product: MGTSEWHCEKRSSFINEDLESAPETGSLSIIVLGASGDLAKKKTFPALFNLYRQGFLPADEICIFGYARTKISDDELRNRLHGFLVKEKDASPEQLQDVSKFLHLIKYVSGSYDSENDFHLLDKKISEHESSTNSAEGSSRRLFYLALPPSIYPSVCKMIKTCCMNKSDLGGWTRVVVEKPFGKDLESAEQLSTQIGELFEEPQIYRIDHYLGKELVQNMLVLRFANRLFLPLWNRDNIANVQIVFKEDFGTEGRGGYFDQYGIIRDIIQNHLLQIFCLVAMEKPVSLNPEHIRDEKVKVLQSVLPLKDDDVVLGQYEGYRDDSTVPDHSNTPTFATVILRVHNERWEGVPFILKAGKALNSRKADIRVQFKDVPGDIFKCKKQGRNEFVIRLQPSEAMYMKLTVKQPGLEMSTVQSELDLSYRQRYQGVTIPEAYERLILDTIKGDQQHFVRRDELKASWEIFTPLLHSIDKGEFKSIPYQPGTRGPAEADELLLEKAGYVQTHGYIWIPPTL